One window from the genome of Salvelinus namaycush isolate Seneca chromosome 19, SaNama_1.0, whole genome shotgun sequence encodes:
- the dnajb2 gene encoding dnaJ homolog subfamily B member 2, whose translation MVDYYDVLGVSRSASPEDIKKAYRKQALRWHPDKNPDNKEEAERKFKELAEAYEVLSDRSKPKAYDTYGKDRMPNNTGSSSHPAPEDFPGFTFTFRSPEEVFREFFGGQDPFANFFDDFAFGRGMHSGVHGHPGTSRLGPSRFSSFPSAGVHDFTSFSSSMGGMDGMDRIGGRMGNFKSVSTSTRVINGKRTTTKKIKENGQERTEIEEDGVLKTVLINGVEDELSLSPELSKRDQPPPSQPSHTARQHLQQQAERMVPVELQTQTHPHRPSPISDPRSMAQSSFSSSSYFHCPDVPSEEKEDLQMAYRLSEMEARQRASVATSAADVLSGAGGVVVVGRVVPVGRVVPGPGQLRTPEETSGDMSPHSSPSPLNHRELPEGVPEPPTHPQEQRGTGDPAAKTTSSSTGKMKNKCCCVMC comes from the exons ATGGTGGATTATTATGATGTTCTGGGAGTGTCAAGAAGCGCCTCTCCGGAGGACATCAAGAAGGC GTACAGGAAGCAGGCTCTGCGATGGCACCCGGACAAGAACCCAGACAACAAGGAGGAGGCGGAGAGGAAGTTTAAGGAGCTGGCTGAGGCCTATGAAGTTCTGTCAGACC GAAGCAAGCCAAAGGCATATGATACCTATGGCAAAGACAGAATGCCCAACAACACAG GCTCCAGTAGTCACCCTGCTCCGGAAGATTTCCCAGGGTTCACCTTCACATTCCGCAGTCCAGAGGAAGTGTTTCGGGAATTCTTCGGTGGCCAGGATCCTTTCGCCAATTTCTTCG ATGACTTTGCCTTTGGAAGAGGGATGCACAGTGGCGTCCATGGACATCCTGGCACTTCGAGGCTCGGCCCCAGTCGgttctcctccttcccctccgcCGGAG TGCATGACTtcacctctttctcctcctccatgGGTGGAATGGATGGGATGGACCGCATTGGAGGAAGGATGGGGAATTTCAAGTCTGTCTCCACCTCTACGCGCGTCATCAACGGCAAACGCACCACCACCAAGAA GATCAAAGAAAACGGTCAGGAGAGAACAGAGATCGAGGAAGACGGGGTCTTGAAGACGGTGCTCATCAATG GTGTGGAGGATGAGTTGTCTTTGTCTCCAGAGCTCAGCAAGAGAGACCAACCGCCCCCCAGTCAACCCTCACACACAGCCAGGCAACACCTCCAGCAGCAGGCAGAGAGGATGGTACCAGTGGAGCTCCAGACCcagacccatccacaccgaccaaGCCCCATCTCTGACCCCCGGTCTATGGCCCAGAGCTCCTTCAGCTCATCCTCCTACTTCCACTGCCCTGACGTCCCCAGTGAGGAGAAGGAAGATCTCCAGATGGCCTATAGACTGTCTGAGATGGAGGCCCGGCAGAGAGCGTCCGTCGCGACTTCGGCAGCAGACGTCCTCTCAGGTGCtgggggtgtggtggtggtggggagggTGGTCCCGGTGGGGAGGGTGGTCCCAGGCCCAGGCCAGCTTAGAACACCAGAGGAGACGTCAGGGGACATGTCGCCACACAGCAGCCCATCTCCGCTGAACCACAGGGAGCTACCAGAGGGGGTCCCAGAGCCTCCTACACACCCCCAGGAGCAGAGAGGCACTGGGGATCCTGCTGCTAAAACCACCAGCAGCAGCACTGGAAAAATGAAAAATAAGTGTTGCTGTGTGATGTGTTGa